In Ostrea edulis chromosome 6, xbOstEdul1.1, whole genome shotgun sequence, a single window of DNA contains:
- the LOC130047195 gene encoding uncharacterized protein F54H12.2-like, translating into MMHRESCACGTDSLELFKVPPTNITLEDSKWMEYYPISSTLNSDTAPIEFEIKGQGDEYLHLSQSYLQMVCKFTKADETALTGAGSTSTPVNNILHSLFSEIDVSLNGKVITPGTDTYPYKAYLEKLLSYAPKTLKTQMRACTLWEKDTAGQMEDREYSGLVQPPKEFNVVGDKVTINAMLPTPIYPDDSQNVGLRKRHHKINNSKEIVLMDRLHLDLFQQEKCLPNGVDVRLRFNRARPQFYMMTDVGSSGESSHSKVEVKTFTIPTGTQSKITDHLFQGQMPKLILLGFVENVAFNGDDAKNPFNFQNQKIKKLEVSINGDMMETRPLEPNFTADQYLRSYLSLYKGLGKLGQDWAPDITLEEYKNGYTLWCMDFTKDQEAQTDKFHLIQTGNLRVEVQFADSIATTLNCVVYAVFDNLLEINKQREVSIDY; encoded by the exons ATGATGCACAGAGAATCCTGCGCGTGTGGGACCGACAGTTTGGAACTGTTTAAAGTTCCCCCGACAAACATCACTTTAGAAGACTCTAAATGGATGGAATATTATCCGATTTCTAGTACGTTAAATTCGGATACGGCTCCCATTGAATTcgaaatcaaaggtcaaggagaTGAATATCTGCATTTATCTCAATCGTATCTCCAGATGGTCTGTAAATTCACCAAAGCAGACGAGACGGCTCTCACGGGAGCGGGTTCTACTTCTACCCCGGtcaataacatcttacattccTTATTCAGTGAAATCGATGTGAGTCTCAATGGTAAAGTAATTACCCCAGGAACGGATACTTATCCCTACAAAGCCTACTTGGAGAAATTACTGTCTTATGCCCCCAAAACTCTGAAAACTCAGATGAGAGCCTGTACCTTGTGGGAAAAAGATACCGCCGGTCAAATGGAGGATCGAGAGTATTCTGGTCTGGTTCAACCTCCAAAGGAATTTAACGTAGTTGGTGATAAAGTCACCATCAATGCAATGCTACCCACCCCAATATATCCCGACGATTCTCAGAATGTGGGGTTGAGAAAACGTCACCACAAAATAAATAACAGTAAGGAAATTGTCTTGATGGATCGTTtacatctggatttgtttcAGCAAGAAAAATGTCTGCCGAACGGAGTAGACGTACGTCTCCGATTCAATCGTGCCAGACCCCAATTCTACATGATGACCGATGTCGGTAGTAGTGGGGAAAGTAGTCATTCAAA AGTGGAAGTGAAAACGTTCACGATCCCCACCGGGACCCAATCGAAAATCACCGATCACCTATTCCAAGGACAGATGCCCAAACTCATCCTCTTGGGGTTTGTGGAAAACGTCGCCTTTAATGGCGATGATGCTAAAAATCCGTTTAATTTCCAAAATCAGAAAATCAAAAAATTAGAAGTCAGTATCAATGGAGACATGATGGAAACTCGTCCCCTGGAACCTAATTTCACGGCCGATCAGTATCTGAGATCGTATTTAAGTCTGTACAAAGGATTGGGAAAATTAGGACAAGATTGGGCTCCCGACATTACTCTGGAAGAGTATAAAAACGGTTACACCCTATGGTGTATGGATTTCACCAAAGATCAAGAAGCTCAGacggataaatttcatctcatacagaCGGGGAACCTGAGAGTAGAAGTTCAATTTGCCGACAGCATAGCGACGACCTTAAACTGCGTGGTGTATGCCGTCTTTGACAATTTGctagaaatcaacaaacaacgaGAAGTCAGCATCGATTACTGA